The segment GCTATCAAAACGAAATTCCGTAAAAATCCAAATGATCGTCGCTGCCGCTAGAATACCAAACATTTTAGGTGCAGGCTTTAGCTCCTTGACATCATCAATGAATCCCGTAAGAACGATAATGCTGGATGCTAGGACCAGGGGCCAGATATAATGCAAGTAAGTGCCATGGTAATTGACACGGGTAACAATTCCTGGTAAAAACCATAGGACAGAAATGGTAAATGCCACAAAGATAGCCAGCCCTCCCGCTGAAGGCATGGGCACCTTATTTATCCGCCGTGCATTGGGATTATCGACTGCTCCAACCTTCAGGGACATAAAACGAACCAAGGGAGTCGCAATGGCTGATATGACCATGGTTGTAATAATGACCATTATGTATTTTAGAGCAAAAGGAATCATACTGTCGGAACCTTCCTAAGCTCCTCGATTGCCGCAAGCGGAAGCATCAAAGTTCCGTGTTCTTGTAAAGCAGGTCTGGTCAACTTAGTATCATTGGTAAATTCCAACATTCGTGAGAGAATGTAGCCTGGATACTGCTTGGAACGATTTTCTACATTGATAAGAACGGTCAAGTAGTAGTGACCATCCATTTTATATAATTCCGATTCTTCTACTGGATAATCAACCGTACCAACAAAAGTAAACAGATCCTCTATCGTTGGAAATTCCAAAATGTAGTAAATATAGCGCTCCTGCTCCTCTTCATCTGCTTCTTCCTCTTGCTCTACCTCTTCCAAATGACGAACGGCTGTTGCATCCGGTGTGCTTTTCTCACGAACGGTTTGCTCCAAACTCTTGAAAAACTCCTCTGGAGTCATACTTGCAACATCACCAAGTTCCGAAAAATCTGTAAATTCATCGAAATTCAAGCTCTGATCCAAATCAGATTTGGTAACAAAGATGTCTACCCGATCTGGCTTCGGAGTCACACGAAAACTCAGCATACCACTTTCTCGGAAAGTCATTGGTAAATCCAATTCATCCAAAACAGTATAGAAGAACTCCTCTGTCTTTTCTTGCGGAATGAGAAAGTCCGAAAGTTCCATTCCTCTCTCTTCCAAATCATCTAATTTTATAGTGATTTTCAAGGTTGAATCACTAATTTGCTTTACTTTCATAACTACCTCATTCATTGATTCATCAATTTCTTAAAATTGATTGATCATTTTCAATACTCATACATATCTTCCACCATTATACTAAAACCAAGCTCTAAAGACAAAAGAAAAGCAGGTCTCCCTGCTCTTAAAATAAAAATGTGATAAAGGCATAAACCAATAAAATCGCCCCTAAAATGATGCGGTAGTAACCAAAAACCGTGAAATCATGTTTTTTAACAAAGTCTGTCAAGAAACGAATAACAACTAAGGATACCAAGTAAGCCGTCACACTAGCGACTAGCAAGATCCATACCTGCTCCATATTCAGGCTATTGCCATCTAAGAAATATTTAACAGCCTTCAAGCCACTATAACCAAACATGGTTGGAATCCCAAGAAAGAAGGTAAAATCTGCCGCCACAGATCGGCTGGTCCCCAAAATAATCGCTCCCAGAATGGTCGCACCTGATCGACTAGTCCCCGGAACGATGCTTAAGACCTGGAAACACCCAATCAACAAGGCGGTTTTATAAGACATTTTCGCTAAGTCCGTCACCTGTGGCTCTACACCACTGTTACGGTTCTCAATCCAAATAAAGGCAATACCGTAGACAATCAAAGCAATCGCAATCGGTACCATAAAATTGAAGTGCGCTTCAAACCAATTATCCAACGGGACTGCAATTAGGATGGACGGAATACAGGCAATGACAACCTTGGCCCATAATTGCCAAGTCAATTGAATATCACGCTTGGTTTTTCCAGGCTGAAATGGATTCAATTTTTTAAAGTAAATGGTCATAACTGCTAGAATTGCTCCTAGCTGAATGACAATATTAAACATTTCTAGGAAGTTCTTGCTTTGGTTTAATTTCACGAACTCTTGAACCAAAATTAAATGCCCCGTTGAAGAAACTGGCAACCATTCCGTTACCCCTTCAATGATTCCTAAAAAAATGGCTTTCAACAATTCCAAAATCATAATAAACTCCTTTTTTTCAATTCTAATTATTATACCATAAAAAAATAACACAATGATAGTTCAAGGATATTGAAATTTGTCAGAATTTTTAATAGAATGGTGTAATAGCATTTTAAAGGAGACATTATGAAACGTAAACTCAGTATATTTCTGCTGACCCTAATCGCTGTTTTTTCTGTAACAACAGGGGTTCGGGCAGACGAATACCTGCGGGTCGGTATGGAAGCTGCCTATGCACCATTTAACTGGACCCAAGAAGATGATAGCAACGGTGCCGTTCCTATTGAGGGAACCAATCAATTTGCCAACGGATATGATGTTCAGGTTGCAAAAAAAATCGCTGCTTCCATGGACAAAGAACTCTTGGTTGTTAAAACCAAGTGGGAAGGCTTAGTCCCTGCTCTTACATCTGGTAAAATCGATATGATTATCGCCGGTATGAGCCCGACAGAAGAGCGCAAGAAAGAAATCGCCTTCTCAGATAGCTACTACACCTCAATTCCTACCCTGGTTGTTCGTTCTGATAGTCAGTACGCAAACGCAACCAGCTTGGCAGATTTTGCTGGCGCAAAAATCACTGCCCAGCAAGGGGTTTACCTCTATGATTTGATTGAGCAAATTGAAGGGGCTAACAAACAAACTGCCATGGGAGATTTCTCCCAAATCCGTCAAGCTTTAGAATCTGGCATTATAGACGCTTATGTTTCTGAACGTCCAGAAGGTCGTACAGCAGAAGCTGCAAATAAAGCTTTCAAAATGGTTGAATTGGCAGACAGTTTTGAAACCAATGCCGAAGACGTGACCATTGCTGTCGGTATGCGCAAAGATGACGAGCGTATCGCTCAGGTCAACGAAGTCTTAGCAACTATTTCAGAAGAAGGGCAAATCGCACTTATGGATGATATGATTGAAAACCAGCCTGTTGAAGAAGCCAGCGAGGGCGAAACACCTAGTTTCTTCGCCCAAGTTTGGAATATTGTTGTTAACAACTGGCAACAACTTCTGCGCGGAACTGGGATGACATTACTCATTTCCATCCTCGGTACAATTATCGGTACTGCTATCGGTCTCCTCATCGGTGTCTTCCGTACAGCTCCCAAAGCAGCAAACAAGGCACTTGCTATTGGTCAAAAAGTGCTCGGTTGGATTATCAATATCTACATCGAAATTTTCCGTGGTACGCCGATGATTGTACAATCCATGGTTATTTACTATGGTACCGCCCAAGCATTCGGACTCAATCTTGACCGCACACTTGCCGCTATCTTCATTGTATCCATCAATACAGGTGCCTACATGAGTGAGATTGTCCGCGGTGGTATCTTTGCCGTCGATAAGGGCCAATTTGAAGCTGCTACTGCTCTCGGATTTACCCATAATCAGACCATGCGTAAGATTGTCCTTCCACAGGTTATTCGTAACATCTTACCAGCGACTGGTAATGAATTTGTCATCAATATCAAAGATACTTCTGTATTGAACGTTATCTCAGTTGTTGAACTCTATTTCTCAGGAAATACTGTCGCAACCCAAACCTATCAATATTTCCAAACCTTTACGGTTATTGCTATTATCTACTTCATCCTAACCTTTACTGTGACACGTATCTTACGCGCAGTTGAAAAGCATTTTGATACAGATACATACACAACAGGTGCAAACCAAATGCAAGTCGAGGTGCCACATGACTAAAAATGTAATTCTTGAAATCAAAAATCTAAAGAAATCATACGGACAAAATCAAGTCCTCAAAGACATCTCTATTAGCGTTGAAAAGGGCGAGGTTATCTCAATCATCGGTTCATCTGGTTCGGGAAAATCAACCTTCCTCCGATCTATCAACCTTTTGGAAACACCAACAGAAGGACAGATTTTATACCACGGACAAGATGTTTTGGCTAAAGGATATGATTTGACGACTTACCGTGAAAAACTAGGTATGGTATTCCAATCCTTCAACCTTTTCAACAATCTAAATGTATTGGAAAATGCCATTGTAGCACAAACTACGGTACTGAAACGAGATCGAGCTGAGGCAGAGAAAATCGCCAAGGAAAACCTCAACAAGGTTGGCATGACCGAACAGTACTGGCAAGCCAAACCAAGTCAACTCTCTGGTGGACAGAAACAACGTGTGGCCATTGCACGCGCCCTATCTGTTGACCCAGAAGTTATCCTCTTTGATGAGCCGACTTCTGCTCTCGATCCAGAGATGGTTGGGGAAGTTCTCAAAACTATGCAAGATTTGGCAAAATCAGGATTGACGATGCTTATCGTAACTCACGAAATGGAATTTGCCCGCGATGTTTCAGACCGTGTCATCTTTATGGACAAGGGAGTCATCGCCGAAGAAGGCAATCCTCAACAAATCTTTGAAAATCCACAAGAAGAACGCACACGTGAATTCCTTCAGCGTTTTCTTGGATAAACTCAATCTGTTCCATAGAAGACTATTACTTACCAGTTTCAAAGCTGGTAAGTTTTTTTAGACTAAAAAAAAGAGGAATTCGTAGAATTCCCCTCCTTTTTAGACATCTCTAAATGAAACCATTTAGATTAGTTTTCAAATTTCTTGTGGTTTTTGTCGTAAAAATCAATCAAACCCAAGGCAGTTGCAAATGAAATATTGTCGATCTTAGCGCGACCTTGTGCAAGAGCGATAACTGACATTTCACGAGCATTTGTTTCCTTACTGATACGGTAACCTGTGATTTTCTTTTCACGAACCCAGCCAACAACTGCGGCTACTTTTTCGTAACTTGTCATGAGAAACCCCTTTCCTTTTTATTCGTGCAATTAAGTATAATACAGTTAAACCTATTTTGTCA is part of the Streptococcus suis genome and harbors:
- the mecA gene encoding adaptor protein MecA, translating into MKVKQISDSTLKITIKLDDLEERGMELSDFLIPQEKTEEFFYTVLDELDLPMTFRESGMLSFRVTPKPDRVDIFVTKSDLDQSLNFDEFTDFSELGDVASMTPEEFFKSLEQTVREKSTPDATAVRHLEEVEQEEEADEEEQERYIYYILEFPTIEDLFTFVGTVDYPVEESELYKMDGHYYLTVLINVENRSKQYPGYILSRMLEFTNDTKLTRPALQEHGTLMLPLAAIEELRKVPTV
- a CDS encoding undecaprenyl-diphosphate phosphatase, translated to MMILELLKAIFLGIIEGVTEWLPVSSTGHLILVQEFVKLNQSKNFLEMFNIVIQLGAILAVMTIYFKKLNPFQPGKTKRDIQLTWQLWAKVVIACIPSILIAVPLDNWFEAHFNFMVPIAIALIVYGIAFIWIENRNSGVEPQVTDLAKMSYKTALLIGCFQVLSIVPGTSRSGATILGAIILGTSRSVAADFTFFLGIPTMFGYSGLKAVKYFLDGNSLNMEQVWILLVASVTAYLVSLVVIRFLTDFVKKHDFTVFGYYRIILGAILLVYAFITFLF
- a CDS encoding amino acid ABC transporter ATP-binding protein, producing the protein MTKNVILEIKNLKKSYGQNQVLKDISISVEKGEVISIIGSSGSGKSTFLRSINLLETPTEGQILYHGQDVLAKGYDLTTYREKLGMVFQSFNLFNNLNVLENAIVAQTTVLKRDRAEAEKIAKENLNKVGMTEQYWQAKPSQLSGGQKQRVAIARALSVDPEVILFDEPTSALDPEMVGEVLKTMQDLAKSGLTMLIVTHEMEFARDVSDRVIFMDKGVIAEEGNPQQIFENPQEERTREFLQRFLG
- a CDS encoding ABC transporter substrate-binding protein/permease; this translates as MKRKLSIFLLTLIAVFSVTTGVRADEYLRVGMEAAYAPFNWTQEDDSNGAVPIEGTNQFANGYDVQVAKKIAASMDKELLVVKTKWEGLVPALTSGKIDMIIAGMSPTEERKKEIAFSDSYYTSIPTLVVRSDSQYANATSLADFAGAKITAQQGVYLYDLIEQIEGANKQTAMGDFSQIRQALESGIIDAYVSERPEGRTAEAANKAFKMVELADSFETNAEDVTIAVGMRKDDERIAQVNEVLATISEEGQIALMDDMIENQPVEEASEGETPSFFAQVWNIVVNNWQQLLRGTGMTLLISILGTIIGTAIGLLIGVFRTAPKAANKALAIGQKVLGWIINIYIEIFRGTPMIVQSMVIYYGTAQAFGLNLDRTLAAIFIVSINTGAYMSEIVRGGIFAVDKGQFEAATALGFTHNQTMRKIVLPQVIRNILPATGNEFVINIKDTSVLNVISVVELYFSGNTVATQTYQYFQTFTVIAIIYFILTFTVTRILRAVEKHFDTDTYTTGANQMQVEVPHD